A genome region from Terriglobales bacterium includes the following:
- a CDS encoding DegT/DnrJ/EryC1/StrS family aminotransferase: MTTITSQSVPVLDLNRQYASIREQIQDALREVYESQHFILGPQVEALEKEIAAYCGTRYATGLASGTDALILALKACAVGPGDEVIVPAFTFFASAGAVSLLGATPVFADIQRDTFTLDPAQLESKITSHTRAIMPVHLYGQAANMEPIIEIARRHGLRVIEDNAQAIGATYHGRRTGSVGDVGCISFYPTKNLGAWGDGGMVVTNSEEISARIHKLRNYGFVHKYVSEEIGYNSRLDEIQAAVLRVKLRHLDEWNRARTGHASTYDSLLKKIRGLVAPKRADWGTHVFHQYTVLLPKRDLVQKYLAERNIGSTVYYPVPLHLQPAYKDLHYKPGDLPQSEQAAAEVLSLPIYPELTREQIQYVAAALENAGRG; this comes from the coding sequence GTGACCACGATTACCAGTCAATCGGTCCCCGTGCTGGATCTAAACCGGCAGTACGCATCCATTCGGGAGCAAATTCAGGATGCGCTGCGTGAAGTGTATGAGTCGCAACATTTCATATTGGGACCGCAGGTTGAAGCTCTTGAGAAAGAAATCGCCGCCTATTGTGGCACCCGCTATGCGACCGGGTTGGCTTCGGGAACAGATGCGCTGATTCTCGCCCTGAAGGCCTGTGCGGTCGGCCCAGGCGACGAAGTGATCGTTCCTGCGTTTACATTTTTTGCCAGTGCTGGCGCGGTAAGTTTGCTCGGCGCAACTCCGGTCTTTGCCGACATTCAGCGAGACACGTTCACTCTCGATCCAGCCCAGCTCGAATCGAAAATCACCTCGCACACCAGAGCCATCATGCCGGTGCACCTCTACGGCCAGGCCGCAAACATGGAGCCGATCATCGAAATCGCACGGCGTCACGGTTTACGCGTCATTGAAGATAACGCCCAGGCGATCGGCGCTACCTATCATGGCCGGCGTACTGGATCCGTGGGGGACGTGGGCTGCATCAGCTTCTATCCCACGAAGAATCTTGGGGCGTGGGGAGACGGTGGCATGGTGGTGACCAACTCAGAAGAGATCAGCGCGCGAATCCATAAATTGCGGAACTATGGCTTCGTCCATAAATATGTGAGCGAAGAAATCGGCTACAACAGTCGGCTCGACGAAATTCAAGCCGCCGTGCTGCGGGTTAAACTGCGGCATCTGGATGAGTGGAACCGCGCGCGAACCGGCCACGCTTCGACGTACGACTCGCTGCTCAAAAAAATAAGGGGGTTAGTTGCGCCCAAACGTGCCGATTGGGGTACGCATGTGTTCCATCAGTACACCGTTCTCCTGCCGAAGCGAGACTTGGTTCAGAAATATCTGGCAGAACGCAACATCGGAAGTACGGTTTATTATCCGGTGCCATTACATTTGCAGCCGGCGTATAAGGATTTGCACTACAAGCCAGGAGACCTGCCCCAAAGCGAGCAGGCAGCTGCGGAAGTGCTTTCCTTACCTATCTATCCGGAACTTACCCGGGAACAGATCCAGTACGTCGCAGCCGCGCTGGAAAACGCCGGGCGCGGATAG
- a CDS encoding alkaline phosphatase family protein has protein sequence MKICVLGLDCAAPEIIFNNERLVNLRRLMDLGVYGRLESVVPPITVPAWMCMSTSQDPGSLGVYGFRNRADHSYDHLKFATSASIKALAIWDHIAREGKKSVIVGVPPNFPPRRVNGISVGCFLTPDASKDEFTYPASIKTKITELVGEYPVDVKNFRTDRKDWLRDEIFEMSRKQWKVVHWLLQDQEWDYFHFVDIGLDRVHHGFWDYFDKQHVNYRAGNPYESVIPDYYLWLDEQIGRVMETVDEDTVLLVVSDHGAQRLDGGFAVNQWLIEQGLLVLNKEPQGVTPFNKLDVNWAKTRVWSEGGYYARVFFNVQGREPQGVVPASDYASFRDQIKAKFESLTDHKGQPLKSLVFKPDELYRQVRNVAPDLIVHFGGLLWRSIGSVGHPSVHVQENDTGPDACNHAQFGMFILAAPNCPLRGEFEGAKLLDIAPTLLDLAGYEVPDTMQGRSLVAGLDKRRGDSGEGDAIIHDRLAGLGYI, from the coding sequence ATGAAAATCTGCGTTCTCGGGCTGGACTGCGCCGCGCCTGAGATTATTTTTAATAATGAACGTCTGGTCAACCTGCGCCGGCTGATGGACTTGGGCGTGTACGGCCGCCTGGAGAGCGTGGTTCCTCCTATCACGGTGCCTGCCTGGATGTGCATGAGTACGAGCCAGGACCCAGGCTCGCTCGGAGTGTACGGATTTCGCAATCGAGCTGACCACTCCTACGATCATCTGAAGTTTGCGACTTCCGCCTCTATCAAAGCATTAGCAATCTGGGACCACATTGCGCGAGAAGGAAAAAAATCCGTTATTGTCGGCGTCCCGCCAAATTTTCCGCCGCGGCGTGTAAACGGAATCAGCGTTGGGTGCTTCCTTACTCCAGATGCTTCCAAAGACGAGTTCACTTACCCGGCGAGTATCAAAACCAAGATTACGGAATTGGTGGGCGAGTATCCGGTAGACGTAAAGAATTTCCGCACCGATCGGAAGGATTGGCTACGCGACGAAATTTTCGAGATGAGCCGGAAACAATGGAAGGTGGTGCATTGGTTATTACAGGACCAGGAGTGGGACTATTTCCATTTTGTTGATATCGGACTGGACCGCGTTCACCACGGCTTTTGGGACTATTTTGACAAGCAACACGTTAACTACCGCGCGGGCAATCCGTATGAGAGCGTGATTCCCGACTATTACCTTTGGCTCGATGAACAGATCGGGCGTGTAATGGAAACCGTGGATGAAGACACGGTTCTGCTAGTAGTCTCCGACCACGGCGCGCAGAGGCTCGACGGCGGTTTCGCAGTCAACCAGTGGCTCATAGAACAGGGCCTGCTGGTCCTCAATAAAGAGCCGCAGGGTGTGACTCCGTTTAACAAGTTGGACGTGAATTGGGCAAAGACCCGGGTGTGGAGTGAAGGCGGCTATTACGCGCGCGTCTTCTTCAATGTGCAGGGTCGCGAGCCGCAAGGCGTGGTTCCCGCCAGCGACTACGCATCGTTCCGCGATCAGATCAAAGCTAAATTCGAGAGCTTAACTGACCACAAGGGCCAGCCGCTCAAGTCGCTTGTCTTCAAGCCGGATGAACTCTATCGCCAGGTCCGAAACGTCGCCCCCGACCTGATTGTGCATTTCGGGGGACTTTTGTGGCGGTCTATCGGCAGCGTTGGCCATCCTAGCGTGCATGTTCAAGAGAACGACACCGGTCCTGATGCCTGCAACCACGCGCAATTTGGCATGTTCATCCTGGCTGCACCGAATTGTCCGCTCAGGGGCGAATTTGAAGGTGCAAAACTTTTGGATATTGCACCGACCTTGCTCGATCTGGCAGGTTATGAAGTGCCAGACACCATGCAGGGACGTTCGCTGGTGGCCGGCCTCGACAAACGGCGGGGCGACTCCGGAGAAGGAGACGCCATCATTCACGACCGCCTTGCCGGGCTGGGATACATTTAA
- a CDS encoding alkaline phosphatase family protein, whose product MKKKVLVLGLDGLEPSIVESMMGRGELPNFAKLKTLGSYGRLQTTYPAQTPVAWSTFATGTNPGGHGIFDFICRNPETYQPDLALSRFERPKSMLAQPRVVSRRRGMPIWQVLAKAGVPSTVLRCPCTFPPDADSGRILAGVGTPDLRGGQGTGTFYTQDKSVEQQENEQLVYLEQGDNLRTHVIGPRNTRVKPVADLTSEIRVRVDQARRQLLFETGGAPSTVEIAEKSWGPWIRVKFKLSMLQSVSGLVRFYVRQLSPHLEFYASPVNFDPAAPLFPVSAPADYARQLAEGIGPFSTLGMAEDHTGHNNGRFDEDAFCDQCALVLEEREKMMWFELERFSEGFFFVLFDTPDRFQHMFWRFRDREHPSFNPELAAKAAYRIEELYQRCDKLLGRVLENVDENTLLVVLSDHGFGSFRRSFDTNTWLWQQGLLALKNGRKPGEELNGFAQVDWTKTYAYAVGLGGIYLNLRGRESAGILEQNGEAERVRKAIEEGLTGAADAQTQRPAVCSVSRREKIYSGAYVGDAPDLLVNFNPGFRVSWQSAMGGFANSLLEDNTRRWSGDHIVDPTAVPGILLLNRVGRRETARMIDLAPTILGFLDVPPTAAMEGQSLL is encoded by the coding sequence GTGAAAAAGAAGGTCTTGGTACTTGGCCTCGATGGCCTTGAGCCGTCCATTGTCGAGTCCATGATGGGCCGAGGCGAGCTGCCGAATTTTGCCAAGCTGAAAACCCTTGGCTCCTACGGACGGTTGCAGACCACGTACCCCGCGCAAACCCCGGTGGCCTGGTCCACTTTCGCTACCGGCACCAATCCCGGCGGGCACGGCATTTTTGATTTCATCTGCCGCAATCCGGAGACCTACCAGCCTGATCTCGCCCTCAGCCGTTTTGAGCGGCCCAAGAGCATGCTGGCGCAGCCACGAGTCGTGAGCCGCAGGAGAGGGATGCCGATCTGGCAGGTGCTCGCCAAGGCCGGAGTGCCGAGTACCGTCCTGCGCTGCCCATGCACCTTTCCACCGGATGCGGATTCGGGCAGAATTCTCGCCGGAGTGGGCACGCCCGATCTTCGCGGCGGCCAGGGAACCGGTACGTTCTATACGCAGGACAAGAGCGTTGAACAACAAGAAAACGAGCAACTCGTTTATCTGGAGCAAGGCGACAATCTCCGCACGCATGTGATCGGCCCGCGCAACACTCGAGTGAAGCCGGTGGCAGATCTCACCAGCGAGATTCGAGTGCGCGTGGATCAAGCGCGCCGCCAGCTGCTTTTCGAAACCGGTGGAGCGCCCAGCACTGTAGAAATCGCGGAAAAGAGCTGGGGGCCATGGATACGGGTGAAATTCAAACTTTCCATGCTGCAGTCGGTTTCAGGGCTGGTGCGATTCTACGTACGCCAGCTCTCACCACATCTGGAATTTTATGCGTCGCCGGTGAACTTCGACCCTGCTGCGCCGCTGTTTCCGGTTTCGGCACCCGCCGATTACGCGAGGCAGCTGGCGGAGGGCATTGGGCCTTTTTCAACGCTGGGGATGGCCGAGGATCACACCGGCCATAACAACGGTCGCTTCGATGAGGACGCATTTTGCGATCAATGCGCGCTTGTCCTTGAAGAGCGCGAAAAAATGATGTGGTTCGAACTTGAGCGATTCAGCGAAGGTTTTTTCTTCGTTCTTTTCGATACGCCAGACCGCTTCCAGCATATGTTCTGGCGGTTCCGTGACCGGGAACATCCCTCTTTCAATCCTGAACTGGCGGCCAAGGCCGCTTACCGGATCGAGGAGCTATATCAGCGATGCGACAAGCTGCTGGGCCGTGTGCTGGAAAACGTAGATGAGAACACATTGCTGGTAGTGCTCTCTGATCACGGCTTCGGTTCTTTTCGGCGATCCTTCGACACTAATACCTGGTTATGGCAGCAGGGCCTGCTGGCGCTGAAAAATGGACGGAAGCCTGGTGAAGAACTGAATGGATTCGCGCAGGTTGATTGGACAAAAACCTACGCGTACGCGGTTGGGCTGGGCGGGATTTATTTAAATCTGCGCGGCCGGGAGAGCGCTGGCATTCTGGAACAAAACGGCGAGGCGGAGCGGGTGCGGAAAGCCATTGAAGAGGGCCTGACCGGAGCAGCCGACGCGCAAACCCAGCGTCCTGCCGTTTGCAGCGTTTCTCGCCGGGAAAAGATTTACTCCGGCGCTTATGTTGGCGATGCACCCGACCTGCTCGTGAACTTCAATCCCGGATTTCGCGTTTCATGGCAGAGCGCGATGGGCGGGTTTGCAAATTCCCTACTGGAAGATAATACGCGCCGCTGGAGTGGGGACCACATTGTGGATCCCACTGCTGTGCCCGGAATTCTGCTTCTCAATCGCGTAGGGCGTCGCGAAACCGCCCGCATGATTGACCTGGCGCCAACCATTCTCGGCTTCCTGGATGTTCCCCCTACGGCGGCGATGGAGGGGCAGTCTCTTCTCTGA
- a CDS encoding 3'(2'),5'-bisphosphate nucleotidase CysQ, protein MADSQILSRIQSALQAGASVASRFTPGCVEVALKSGGSPVTAADHAINDVLRQALVRDGEGWLSEETTDDLKRLRNRRLWVVDPLDGTKEFLASVPEWCISIGLVEDGEAVAGGICNPCTGEVFLGSRQSGVTYNGQPVKTTSRTIFEGAVVLASRSESRRGDWTRFTNEPFKFRPMGSVAYKLALVAAGLADATWTLFPKHEWDVAAGTALVEAAGGVIRTIDGAPLRFNNEQVRLRGLVASGPGIFEELSTLLGLADTSVGAANRGQ, encoded by the coding sequence ATGGCTGATTCCCAAATACTGAGCAGAATTCAATCGGCACTACAAGCCGGAGCCTCGGTAGCATCGCGGTTCACGCCGGGATGCGTAGAGGTAGCGCTCAAGAGTGGCGGTAGCCCGGTAACTGCGGCCGATCACGCCATTAACGACGTGCTCCGCCAGGCGTTAGTTCGCGATGGTGAAGGCTGGCTTTCAGAAGAAACCACCGACGATCTCAAGCGCTTGCGCAATCGGCGCTTATGGGTCGTGGATCCCTTAGACGGTACCAAGGAATTTCTGGCGAGTGTCCCTGAGTGGTGTATTTCGATTGGACTGGTGGAAGACGGCGAAGCTGTTGCGGGTGGGATTTGCAATCCTTGCACGGGGGAGGTTTTCCTGGGCTCGCGCCAGAGCGGCGTCACCTACAATGGCCAACCCGTGAAGACTACTTCAAGGACCATCTTCGAGGGCGCAGTCGTGCTGGCGAGCCGGAGCGAATCAAGACGCGGAGATTGGACGCGGTTTACCAATGAGCCTTTTAAGTTCCGCCCGATGGGATCGGTGGCATACAAACTGGCGCTGGTAGCCGCCGGCCTGGCGGATGCAACCTGGACATTGTTTCCGAAACACGAGTGGGACGTCGCCGCGGGGACTGCTTTGGTTGAGGCTGCCGGAGGCGTGATCCGCACCATAGATGGCGCTCCTCTTCGCTTCAACAATGAACAGGTGCGGCTACGAGGGCTGGTAGCCAGCGGACCAGGGATTTTCGAAGAACTCAGCACATTACTCGGGCTGGCTGACACAAGTGTCGGCGCGGCAAATCGGGGACAGTAA
- a CDS encoding bifunctional sulfate adenylyltransferase/adenylylsulfate kinase yields the protein MAILDRSKSEVSSPTKTVSSHLNPPHGGELIDLMASPERKAELRAKSRDWSSWDLTARQLCDLELLLNGGFSPLRGFMGKADYETVCSSMRLANGTLWPMPINLDVPEEFASKLRSGQSIALRDPEGVMLAVLQVEEIWQADKLAEAQMVFGTTNPEHPGVGYLAQKAHSYYLGGRLEGLQLPTHYDFRSLRLTPAELRAEFSRLGWKRVVAFQTRNPMHRAHFELTMRAAKEVAANVLIHPSVGMTKPGDVDHYTRVRCYQAILPHHAKDTAKLALLPLAMRMGGPRECVWHAIIRKNYGASHLIVGRDHAGPGADSAGKPFYGPYDAQHLLAKHEAELGVGMLPFNMMVYVEDLARYVPEDQVPAGTRALNISGTELRRRLAEGAEIPEWFTFPEVAKELRRSHPPRHRQGFTVFFTGLSGSGKSTIANALMVKFLEVGGRPVTLLDGDLVRKHLSSELGFSKEHRDINIRRIGFVASEITKNGGIAICAPIAPFDTIRKEVRAGVESGGGFILVHIATPIEICEQRDRKGLYAKARAGIVKQFTGISDPYEVPADAEVTIDTSETTPEEAAQEIILHLERQGYIAGNGVAA from the coding sequence GTGGCTATACTTGATCGGTCGAAGTCGGAAGTATCTTCGCCAACAAAGACTGTTTCTTCCCATCTGAACCCGCCCCACGGCGGCGAACTCATTGACCTGATGGCCTCGCCAGAGAGAAAGGCGGAGTTGCGGGCGAAATCTCGTGATTGGTCCTCCTGGGACCTGACGGCACGTCAGCTATGCGATCTGGAACTGCTGCTGAACGGGGGATTCTCGCCGTTGCGCGGTTTCATGGGCAAGGCGGATTATGAGACCGTCTGTTCATCCATGCGGCTGGCGAATGGAACGCTGTGGCCGATGCCCATCAATCTTGATGTTCCCGAGGAATTCGCGAGCAAGTTGCGCTCCGGGCAGAGTATTGCGCTTCGTGATCCTGAGGGCGTGATGCTGGCAGTTTTGCAGGTAGAAGAGATCTGGCAGGCCGATAAACTGGCTGAGGCACAGATGGTGTTTGGGACAACCAACCCGGAGCATCCGGGGGTTGGATACCTGGCGCAAAAAGCGCATTCCTATTACCTCGGTGGCCGGCTCGAAGGGCTACAGCTTCCCACGCATTATGACTTTCGCTCTTTACGGCTTACACCGGCGGAGTTGCGGGCAGAGTTTTCGCGACTGGGATGGAAACGAGTTGTTGCCTTCCAGACCCGGAATCCCATGCACCGCGCTCACTTTGAATTGACCATGCGGGCGGCCAAAGAGGTCGCAGCCAATGTGCTGATCCATCCTTCGGTTGGCATGACCAAGCCGGGCGATGTTGACCACTACACGCGCGTACGCTGCTATCAAGCGATCCTGCCGCATCATGCCAAAGACACCGCTAAGCTCGCGCTGCTGCCGCTGGCAATGCGCATGGGCGGACCGCGCGAATGCGTGTGGCACGCCATCATCCGCAAAAATTACGGTGCTTCGCACTTAATTGTCGGAAGAGACCACGCGGGCCCAGGCGCCGACTCTGCCGGCAAGCCGTTCTACGGACCCTATGACGCCCAGCACCTGCTGGCCAAGCATGAGGCGGAGCTAGGGGTCGGCATGCTTCCCTTCAACATGATGGTTTATGTTGAAGACCTGGCGCGCTACGTCCCCGAGGACCAGGTTCCGGCAGGCACGCGCGCGCTGAACATTTCAGGTACCGAACTTCGGCGGCGGCTGGCTGAAGGGGCCGAAATTCCGGAGTGGTTTACCTTTCCGGAGGTAGCCAAGGAACTGCGACGCAGTCATCCGCCTCGCCATCGCCAGGGCTTCACCGTGTTTTTTACGGGATTGTCCGGCTCCGGAAAATCCACCATTGCCAACGCTTTGATGGTGAAATTCCTTGAGGTCGGCGGTCGCCCGGTCACGCTGCTGGATGGTGATCTGGTCCGCAAGCATCTTTCGTCCGAACTCGGCTTCTCCAAGGAACATCGTGATATCAACATTCGCCGCATTGGATTTGTAGCTTCGGAGATCACAAAAAATGGAGGCATCGCGATCTGCGCGCCCATTGCCCCCTTCGACACTATTCGTAAGGAAGTGCGAGCCGGGGTGGAGTCGGGAGGCGGATTTATTCTTGTCCACATAGCCACTCCTATTGAAATTTGCGAGCAACGCGACCGCAAAGGACTGTACGCCAAAGCACGCGCTGGAATTGTGAAACAGTTCACCGGAATCTCCGATCCCTACGAAGTTCCGGCTGACGCAGAAGTAACGATTGATACCAGCGAGACCACACCTGAAGAGGCAGCACAGGAAATCATTCTTCATCTGGAGCGCCAAGGCTATATCGCTGGCAATGGCGTCGCGGCGTGA
- a CDS encoding tetratricopeptide repeat protein encodes MSAASPLLIVQQNSAAAASRLEAAMRLVTARAMAVLQADAMVLKLLERERLITRAHVGASILEDDRLADECARAGLMLRCDDTWTTSRREFGRYWSHSIRSLLIVPIIHEQRMLGVLEIFSNLPSTFTQLQPKTLQLVIGWIVTALADVAGIDHRLAAVASNAQTATVPRESPVTAPQAPIAEPRVKDTRLSHAYWVPAAIALTIAVIGFVVSLDTGLFHARISALRVNSHERKATQLIAQGRLDAAIAELNTALAAQPRNVQLHYDLGAALFRQGKFASSAASFRNALHLQPNFAGGHSGLGMSLFHLKQEEPAIVEFYMAVRDNPLDADSHYYLGVLLASKGMTREAIDEYRQAIRIHFKLAAAHTGMALAEWSLGTHTSSAQAAQHFENAWDEVHTAQSLGAAVDPAFLTALRERMPDPAEQN; translated from the coding sequence ATGAGCGCGGCTTCCCCATTGCTTATCGTGCAGCAAAACTCGGCCGCGGCCGCGAGTCGGCTTGAGGCGGCCATGCGTTTGGTGACCGCGAGAGCCATGGCAGTGCTTCAAGCCGATGCGATGGTTCTCAAACTCCTGGAGCGGGAACGCTTGATCACTCGCGCCCACGTCGGCGCGTCCATTCTCGAAGATGACCGACTTGCGGACGAGTGCGCGCGTGCGGGCCTGATGCTTAGGTGTGACGATACCTGGACCACCTCTCGCCGGGAGTTCGGCCGCTATTGGTCACATAGCATTCGTTCTTTGCTCATCGTCCCCATAATTCACGAGCAGCGAATGCTCGGGGTACTCGAGATTTTTTCGAACCTGCCCAGCACGTTTACCCAATTACAGCCGAAGACACTACAACTGGTGATTGGATGGATAGTCACGGCCCTAGCTGATGTAGCGGGGATTGACCATCGCTTGGCGGCGGTCGCCAGCAATGCGCAAACTGCAACTGTTCCTCGCGAGTCTCCGGTCACCGCGCCGCAGGCGCCGATCGCGGAGCCGCGGGTTAAAGACACCAGACTCTCACACGCCTATTGGGTACCGGCCGCGATCGCCCTGACAATTGCTGTGATCGGTTTCGTGGTAAGTCTGGACACGGGATTGTTTCACGCCCGAATATCCGCGCTCCGTGTTAATTCCCACGAACGAAAAGCTACTCAATTGATCGCGCAAGGCAGACTTGATGCTGCCATAGCCGAACTCAACACTGCCCTGGCGGCGCAGCCGCGGAACGTACAACTGCATTACGATCTTGGGGCAGCGTTGTTCCGGCAAGGAAAATTTGCCTCATCGGCTGCATCGTTTCGCAATGCGCTGCACCTCCAGCCGAATTTTGCCGGAGGACATAGCGGGCTGGGCATGTCTCTCTTTCACTTGAAACAGGAAGAGCCGGCCATCGTCGAGTTTTATATGGCAGTTCGCGACAATCCTCTGGACGCAGACTCGCACTACTATTTAGGTGTGCTCTTGGCCTCCAAGGGAATGACGAGAGAAGCGATAGACGAATACCGTCAAGCAATTCGCATTCATTTCAAATTAGCGGCTGCGCACACCGGGATGGCGCTGGCCGAGTGGAGTCTCGGCACTCACACTTCCTCCGCCCAAGCTGCCCAACACTTTGAGAACGCCTGGGACGAGGTGCATACGGCGCAATCGTTGGGCGCTGCCGTTGATCCTGCGTTCTTGACTGCATTGCGTGAACGCATGCCCGACCCCGCCGAGCAAAACTAG